One Hordeum vulgare subsp. vulgare chromosome 4H, MorexV3_pseudomolecules_assembly, whole genome shotgun sequence DNA window includes the following coding sequences:
- the LOC123448019 gene encoding uncharacterized protein LOC123448019, whose product MPFLPPVWPSRNCRLSGHGLERAGSRERAATAQAAAATTLRGSGAAMASHGRRTGSAALAAATTTSSEPGAAIASRRHGHGGQSRRRPATGTKPLEPAKWSSRD is encoded by the coding sequence ATGCCCTTTCTTCCTCCTGTGTGGCCATCCCGTAACTGTCGCCTCAGCGGCCACGGCCTCGAGCGGGCCGGGAGCCGGGAGCGGGCAGCCACGGCACAGGCGGCTGCGGCCACGACCTTGAGAGGGTCGGGCGCGGCCATGGCCTCGCACGGGCGGCGGACGGGCAGTGCAGCGCTGGCGGCTGCAACCACAACCTCGAGCGAGCCGGGCGCGGCCATTGCCTCGCGCAGGCACGGGCACGGCGGCCAGTCGAGGCGACGGCCGGCGACAGGGACAAAGCCGCTGGAGCCGGCGAAATGGTCCAGCAGGGACTGA